Proteins encoded in a region of the Trypanosoma brucei gambiense DAL972 chromosome 11, complete sequence genome:
- a CDS encoding T. brucei spp.-specific protein — MENQKMGWLMLQQRCVIIDSVCLCLCVCVCVGGKSDEVKLPAARQPPSLYRLPFLFFLYSLPKFKSFIIYCYFYFFLLLHFLHASYFVSGVFFLLLESLAPRPVTHLLRRGKEKWGLLTARQLATEVSFIILFYFFHKHPSFFTFCNMQVWAHIYVFPLCSVACVITSL, encoded by the coding sequence ATGGAAAACCAGAAGATGGGATGGTTGATGCTGCAGCAAAGATGTGTAATTATCGACTCCGTCtgtctgtgtctgtgtgtgtgtgtgtgtgttggcgGGAAAAGTGATGAGGTGAAGCTACCTGCGGCGCGACAGCCGCCATCACTGTACCGtttgccttttctgttttttttatactcACTGCCAAAATTCAAATCGTTCATTAtctattgttatttttatttttttttgctcctaCACTTCCTCCACGCCAGTTATTTCGTGAGCggtgtattttttcttcttttagaGTCGCTTGCTCCGCGGCCAGTTACCCATTTGCTGCGccgcggaaaagaaaaatgggggTTACTAACCGCCCGCCAACTCGCTACGGAGGTTTCGTtcataattttattttatttttttcataaGCATCCATCTTTTTTCACGTTTTGTAACATGCAAGTGTGGGCacatatttatgtttttcccCTGTGTTCTGTAGCGTGTGTGATCACGTCTCTCTGA
- a CDS encoding protein kinase, putative: MNTFKGDGKDSSLLFSWTDVGTAPARLPVYSAKRDERSQYVNSKGSESTGGTPAEPQKLAVGERLRATRTKPHNRSGEELTSPSRSKESQVLSTYMGGGKIGIWPLSVYGVDVFSDLSALLPQTRALEMSEQAECADTPTPASLHPEDYSAMRPLGSLSMRSDDSSKEEWKLPLLIPRGDMVTKHASVSHWIEGTTILNEYALLKSVGKGTSGKVRLAYSLSRNESVAIKVIPRPREKRRAIGTACNSATARMEALQREIRVMKQLRHKSIVSLFEVIDDPDTEKLYIVMQYIDNGPIARLDREGNCDPIPPEDLTNYARQILAGMEYLQRHGIVHRDIKPENILVNSKKCAFISDFGVAAILGGDDEMCLHRFEGTPLFMPPEVFCSVDPSPCVGDVGADGTNNANSVHNGRGGKSDVRKQLLFAMDVWSLGVTFYTLLVGSVPFKTIGDIQNTLQSPVVIPDVVPEPWRLILQWMLSPLPEHRPTVSELRLRVKKMIRQDVAKQRSEVMNSSASQKCPGGCSAPTSPLPFDLHRPAPAAGPPSAWQCKSWGHPVTREHIVERAPMANNTPYDSLISYSEANASPAGEGCLQVQESTYHARRWNPTIA; encoded by the coding sequence ATGAACACCTTCAAGGGTGATGGGAAGGATTCCTCATTACTTTTTTCATGGACGGATGTGGGCACGGCTCCTGCACGACTTCCTGTATACTCGGCAAAACGAGATGAGCGGAGCCAATATGTTAACAGCAAAGGGAGCGAATCAACTGGAGGTACCCCTGCAGAACCACAAAAACTTGCAGTAGGAGAACGCTTGCGAGCCACTCGTACAAAACCGCACAACCGAAGCGGCGAGGAATTAACGAGCCCGTCACGCTCAAAAGAATCGCAGGTGCTGTCAACATATATGGGTGGAGGTAAAATTGGCATATGGCCATTGTCAGTATATGGTGTTGATGTTTTCAGTGACTTGAGTGCCTTGCTGCCACAAACCAGAGCGCTGGAAATGAGCGAACAGGCGGAGTGCGCCGACACCCCAACACCGGCATCGCTTCATCCGGAAGACTACAGCGCTATGCGGCCGCTGGGATCACTTTCTATGCGTAGTGATGACTCATCTAAAGAGGAATGGAAATTGCCATTATTAATACCGCGAGGTGACATGGTCACAAAACATGCGTCCGTATCGCACTGGATTGAGGGTACCACGATATTGAATGAATATGCTCTGCTGAAGAGTGTTGGAAAGGGAACTTCAGGTAAGGTGCGGCTGGCGTACAGTCTCTCGCGTAACGAGTCCGTAGCAATTAAAGTTATCCCGCGACCGAGGGAGAAAAGACGAGCTATTGGGACTGCTTGTAATTCAGCAACAGCTCGGATGGAGGCTCTACAGCGGGAAATCAGAGTAATGAAGCAATTACGACACAAGAGTATTGTCTCATTGTTTGAGGTTATCGATGATCCTGATACTGAAAAGCTATACATTGTCATGCAATACATCGACAACGGCCCGATCGCCCGCCTAGACAGAGAAGGGAACTGTGATCCGATCCCACCTGAGGACTTAACTAATTATGCGCGCCAGATTCTCGCCGGAATGGAGTATCTGCAGCGGCACGGCATCGTGCATCGTGACATCAAACCTGAAAATATACTCGTCAACAGTAAGAAGTGCGCGTTTATCTCTGATTTTGGTGTTGCGGCAATTCTCGGAGGAGATGACGAAATGTGTTTGCACCGCTTCGAGGGGACTCCGTTGTTTATGCCCCCGGAAGTATTTTGCAGCGTTGATCCATCACCCTGCGTGGGTGATGTGGGCGCTGACGGCACCAATAATGCTAACAGTGTTCATAACGGAAGAGGCGGAAAGTCAGATGTCCGGAAACAACTTCTGTTCGCCATGGATGTTTGGTCTCTCGGTGTCACCTTCTACACTCTACTTGTTGGATCGGTTCCGTTCAAAACAATTGGGGACATACAAAACACACTTCAATCCCCAGTGGTGATTCCCGACGTTGTGCCTGAGCCGTGGCGATTGATTTTGCAGTGGATGctttctcctcttccagAGCACCGCCCCACCGTATCGGAGCTGCGCCTCCGTGTGAAAAAAATGATCCGGCAGGATGTCGCAAAGCAGAGGAGTGAAGTAATGAACTCGTCTGCGTCTCAAAAGTGTCCTGGAGGCTGCAGTGCACCGACTTCACCACTACCTTTTGATTTGCATCGACCGGCGCCGGCGGCTGGCCCGCCTTCTGCGTGGCAGTGCAAGTCATGGGGCCACCCGGTAACGCGTGAGCATATTGTGGAAAGAGCACCAATGGCAAATAACACACCGTACGACTCGCTGATAAGTTACAGTGAAGCAAATGCGTCGCCAGCGGGGGAGGGTTGTCTCCAAGTGCAAGAATCTACTTACCACGCGAGACGGTGGAACCCCACGATTGCATGA
- a CDS encoding protein kinase, putative, with amino-acid sequence MTQEECTEQLPHFLSMATPKQRSNASLDRGRGFSSHMVKGADNGCSDSYNKEITRNESCLSEIWQAKNKGQDLRCPSRLPDGECEGATDPEIISLVSFASRKTAGSRSCRGGALCGVCPIQVLPNATNASCTSSLNSSCSLARQRSARITGELRVDKRDDGGKFINNYQVLKEIGRGSFGKVKLGYNTQTDTLVAIKQVCRPVAKTRFGLQTAAQERFSALQREIALMKKLKHKHIVPLYEVIDDPSARKIYLVMKYIDGGPIGRIRCSPTGDPEEEVCTPIPPGQLAKYARQIFSGLDYLHKNKIAHRDIKPENILVSKEGRAYLADFGVAEVFDVSTRERVEQIMQESLAASRANASCGPGMPIQGTKGTILFIAPEIWKGDRSYAKPVDVWAMGVTLYILLTGRLPFSNIDDILDSNLPVIPTEYGEDWENLLRRMLDRDPKNRITACHAVEAFKAMIHKNKSSGDACDDTLVCVTEKDIEEALTLTEPEKDAEDVSWLLRERSGDNSVAISLPMSPRWIDNPFDASLKLNATTKSGDVEPLSGSNWGGTVMKPVRRLSRRSTRVVSPGGSPLECHDMPFCEKVELPPIEPRGNQTNVSPSLATTPRDVHNREFDGGSGTLSNQEVLTSNCAIKRNSAPQLGVHSLSKQRCAKGKKEEAGCLPGLCGSLFPRTPEKRDGETPCKGDEE; translated from the coding sequence ATGACTCAGGAGGAATGCACGGAGCAGCTCCCCCACTTTTTGTCGATGGCGACACCGAAACAAAGAAGTAATGCCAGCCTGGACAGAGGCCGCGGTTTTTCGTCTCATATGGTTAAAGGGGCCGACAATGGGTGTAGTGACTCGTACAATAAGGAGATCACTAGAAATGAATCTTGTCTCTCTGAAATTTGGCAAGCGAAAAATAAAGGGCAGGATTTACGATGCCCCTCCCGTCTCCCTGATGGGGAGTGTGAAGGTGCCACGGATCCCGAAATAATATCATTGGTTAGTTTCGCTAGTCGAAAGACAGCCGGATCCAGGTCATGCCGTGGTGGGGCGCTATGTGGAGTTTGTCCCATACAGGTACTTCCAAATGCAACAAATGCGTCCTGCACTTCTTCACTCAATAGCAGTTGTAGCCTTGCACGGCAGCGGTCGGCACGCATTACGGGTGAACTTCGAGTGGATAAGAGAGATGACGGCGGGAAGTTTATAAACAATTACCAGGTTCTCAAAGAAATCGGAAGGGGATCGTTCGGTAAGGTGAAGTTGGGGTACAACACCCAGACTGATACGCTTGTGGCTATTAAGCAAGTGTGTCGACCCGTGGCAAAGACGCGGTTCGGCCTGCAAACGGCAGCGCAGGAGAGATTTAGTGCCTTGCAGCGGGAAATTGCGCTCATGAAGAAGCTGAAGCACAAACATATCGTTCCACTGTACGAGGTTATTGACGATCCCAGTGCTAGAAAAATTTACCTTGTAATGAAATACATCGACGGCGGACCTATTGGCCGCATTAGGTGTAGTCCCACTGGCGATCCCGAGGAGGAGGTCTGCACACCTATTCCTCCTGGACAACTCGCGAAGTACGCTCGGCAGATTTTTTCTGGATTAGACTAtctgcacaaaaacaaaatagcgCATCGAGATATCAAACCGGAAAATATACTCGTTagtaaagaaggaagagcgtATTTGGCGGACTTTGGCGTGGCTGAGGTTTTTGACGTAAGCACACGGGAGAGGGTAGAACAAATAATGCAAGAAAGCTTAGCAGCCAGTAGAGCCAACGCCTCATGTGGACCAGGGATGCCTATACAGGGCACAAAGGGGACAATATTGTTTATTGCCCCTGAGATCTGGAAAGGCGATAGGTCGTATGCAAAGCCAGTTGATGTATGGGCAATGGGTGTCACATTGTACATTCTTCTTACCGGAAGACTTCCCTTCTCTAATATAGACGATATTCTGGACTCCAACCTTCCTGTGATACCAACTGAGTATGGGGAAGACTGGGAAAATTTGCTTCGTAGGATGCTTGATCGCGACCCCAAGAACCGCATAACCGCATGCCATGCTGTCGAAGCATTTAAGGCAATGAtccacaaaaataagagtTCTGGTGACGCGTGTGACGACACCTTGGTTTGCGTTACGGAGAAGGATATAGAGGAAGCCTTGACATTAACCGAACCCGAAAAAGATGCTGAAGATGTTTCGTGGTTGTTAAGGGAACGCAGCGGCGATAATTCGGTTGCAATTTCGCTTCCCATGAGTCCTAGGTGGATTGACAATCCCTTCGACGCCTCGCTAAAACTCAATGCAACCACAAAAAGTGGTGATGTTGAACCCCTCTCAGGTTCGAATTGGGGAGGTACCGTTATGAAACCGGTAAGACGGCTGAGCCGGCGTTCGACGCGTGTTGTTTCTCCCGGTGGAAGCCCTTTGGAATGTCATGACATGCCTTTTTGTGAAAAAGTTGAATTACCTCCCATCGAACCACGGGGAAATCAAACAAATGTCTCGCCGTCGCTGGCGACCACCCCAAGGGATGTGCACAACAGGGAGTTTGACGGTGGCAGTGGTACGTTGTCAAATCAGGAGGTTCTCACGAGCAACTGTGCTATAAAGAGGAATTCCGCCCCACAATTAGGAGTGCACTCCTTATCAAAGCAAAGATGTGcgaaaggtaaaaaagaggaagcggGTTGTTTGCCGGGATTATGTGGCTCATTATTCCCTCGTACTCCGGAGAAACGGGATGGAGAGACGCCTTGTAAAGGAGACGAGGAGTGA